A window of Mytilus edulis chromosome 10, xbMytEdul2.2, whole genome shotgun sequence contains these coding sequences:
- the LOC139492800 gene encoding uncharacterized protein, translated as MCEQNKQTCDSSNSSNIVRVAIGVISDLQSTSNVINKVRVAIGGISDLQSTSSVINNVKVANDVISDLQSTSNVINKVRVAIDVISDLQSTSSVINKVRVAIGGISDLQSTSNVTNNVTVAIGGISDLQSTSNVINKVRVAIGDISDLQSTSNVINKVRVAIGVISDLQSTSNVINKVRVAIGVISDLQSTSNVTNNVTVANGVISDLQSTSNVINKVRVAIGVISDLQSTSNVINKVRVAIGDISDLQSTSNVINKVRVAIGVISDLQSTSNVINKVRVAIGGISDLQSTSNVINKVRVAIGDISDLQSTSNVINKVRVAIGVISDLQSTSNVINKVRVAIGVISDLQSTSNVTNNVTVANGVISDLQSTSNVINKVRVAIGVISDLQSTSNVINKVRVANDVISDLQSTSNVINKVRVAIGVISDLQSTSNVINKVRVAIDVISDLQSTSSVINNVKVANDVISDLQSTTDGIKIV; from the coding sequence TGACAGCAGCAATTCCAGCAACATAGTAAGAGTAGCTATTGGTGTCATTAGTGACTTGCAGTCCACCAGTAATGTCATCAACAAAGTAAGAGTAGCTATTGGTGGCATTAGTGACTTGcagtccaccagcagtgtcatcaaCAATGTAAAAGTAGCTAATGATGTCATTAGTGACTTGCAGTCCACCAGTAATGTCATCAACAAAGTTAGAGTAGCTATTGATGTCATTAGTGACTTGcagtccaccagcagtgtcatcaaCAAAGTAAGAGTAGCTATTGGTGGCATTAGTGACTTGCAGTCCACCAGCAATGTCACCAATAATGTAACAGTAGCTATTGGTGGCATTAGTGACTTGCAGTCCACCAGCAATGTCATCAACAAAGTTAGAGTAGCTATTGGGGACATTAGTGACTTGCAGTCCACCAGTAATGTCATCAACAAAGTTAGAGTAGCTATTGGTGTCATTAGTGACTTGCAGTCCACCAGTAATGTCATCAACAAAGTAAGAGTAGCTATTGGTGTCATTAGTGACTTGCAGTCCACCAGCAATGTCACCAATAATGTAACAGTAGCTAATGGTGTCATTAGTGACTTGCAGTCCACCAGTAATGTCATCAACAAAGTTAGAGTAGCTATTGGTGTCATTAGTGACTTGCAGTCCACCAGTAATGTCATCAACAAAGTTAGAGTAGCTATTGGGGACATTAGTGACTTGCAGTCCACCAGTAATGTCATCAACAAAGTTAGAGTAGCTATTGGTGTCATTAGTGACTTGCAGTCCACCAGTAATGTCATCAACAAAGTAAGAGTAGCTATTGGTGGCATTAGTGACTTGCAGTCCACCAGCAATGTCATCAACAAAGTTAGAGTAGCTATTGGGGACATTAGTGACTTGCAGTCCACCAGTAATGTCATCAACAAAGTTAGAGTAGCTATTGGTGTCATTAGTGACTTGCAGTCCACCAGTAATGTCATCAACAAAGTAAGAGTAGCTATTGGTGTCATTAGTGACTTGCAGTCCACCAGCAATGTCACCAATAATGTAACAGTAGCTAATGGTGTCATTAGTGACTTGCAGTCCACCAGTAATGTCATCAACAAAGTTAGAGTAGCTATTGGTGTCATTAGTGACTTGCAGTCCACCAGTAATGTCATCAACAAAGTAAGAGTAGCTAATGATGTCATTAGTGACTTGCAGTCCACCAGTAATGTCATCAACAAAGTTAGAGTAGCTATTGGTGTCATTAGTGACTTGCAGTCCACCAGCAATGTCATCAACAAAGTAAGAGTAGCTATTGATGTCATTAGTGACTTGcagtccaccagcagtgtcatcaaCAATGTAAAAGTAGCTAATGATGTCATTAGTGACTTGCAGTCCACCACTGATGGCATCAAAATTGTATGA